In Thalassotalea sp. Sam97, a single window of DNA contains:
- a CDS encoding DUF3185 family protein, whose amino-acid sequence MERKLIGIILIIIGAFLAYWGYDIYQSVGSELTRTLGGETPWKAWAGMVGGAICIVLGIARAV is encoded by the coding sequence ATGGAAAGAAAACTCATCGGTATTATATTAATAATCATTGGCGCCTTTTTAGCATATTGGGGCTACGATATTTATCAATCTGTTGGCTCTGAGCTAACTCGTACATTGGGTGGTGAAACACCGTGGAAAGCTTGGGCAGGTATGGTGGGTGGCGCGATTTGTATTGTGTTAGGTATCGCCAGAGCGGTTTAG
- a CDS encoding mechanosensitive ion channel domain-containing protein: protein MENLLQHFSLLVTNKIFITIAIIIVIRLITRMTIAWIKRDNDFLNEKHRKWISRSKNLSVIAIIVMLVSLWWTELQTFALSIAAIAAAIVIASKELILCFSGSVLRASSHSFSIGDWIKVGNNTGEVIEYNMMSTVIQEIDFSHNNYNYTGKTVTLPNSLFLAEPVHNMNFMNRYVYHTFSIHCDTRLNVFRMRDFIFERVSDYSKEFMEVGRRYNAVIEKRLGVDLPGEEPHIRITTTETANFIFTITIFCPTEQAVSLEQHITQDYMEYRYQQLQLLNTTNASA, encoded by the coding sequence ATGGAAAACTTGCTACAACATTTTTCACTATTAGTAACAAATAAAATTTTCATCACCATCGCGATAATTATCGTCATTCGTTTGATCACCAGAATGACCATTGCGTGGATTAAACGTGATAATGATTTTCTCAATGAAAAGCACCGTAAGTGGATTTCACGCAGTAAAAATTTGTCCGTGATCGCCATTATTGTCATGCTCGTGAGCTTATGGTGGACAGAGCTACAAACATTCGCGCTATCGATCGCAGCCATTGCTGCTGCTATCGTCATTGCTTCAAAAGAGCTTATTCTGTGCTTTAGTGGCTCTGTATTACGGGCAAGTTCTCATTCTTTTAGTATTGGTGATTGGATTAAGGTCGGTAACAACACCGGAGAAGTGATTGAATACAATATGATGTCAACGGTTATTCAAGAAATTGATTTTTCTCATAACAACTACAACTATACCGGTAAAACAGTCACCTTGCCTAACAGCTTATTCTTAGCTGAGCCTGTCCACAACATGAATTTCATGAACCGCTATGTGTATCACACTTTTTCCATTCATTGTGATACCCGCCTGAATGTGTTTCGCATGCGAGATTTTATTTTTGAGCGCGTTAGCGATTACAGCAAGGAGTTTATGGAGGTTGGCCGTCGCTATAACGCCGTGATTGAAAAGCGTTTGGGCGTGGATTTACCTGGCGAAGAGCCCCATATTCGCATCACAACCACCGAAACTGCCAATTTTATTTTCACTATCACCATTTTTTGCCCAACCGAGCAGGCGGTTTCGTTAGAGCAGCACATCACCCAAGACTATATGGAATATCGCTATCAGCAGTTACAACTCTTAAATACGACTAACGCATCGGCGTAG